The proteins below come from a single Sander vitreus isolate 19-12246 chromosome 15, sanVit1, whole genome shotgun sequence genomic window:
- the LOC144529993 gene encoding growth hormone secretagogue receptor type 1-like: protein MDLTELGDMGSGCEDENCGLASGFLEDCSNQECQWEEPMFGLIELVCVTVIYIPLMLFGLLGNILTILVVWLRPHMRSSTYLYLSSMAVSDLLILLLLPLDLYKLWRPRPWPLGDLACKLTMFLSECCTFCTILHITFLSLERYLAVCWPITAKTLVTRRRTRALIGCLWLGAAVSAAPVLLMVGVEDVGGEELALGGWREDGGWTGGEGEPGELLGEKEKKGWDERVGELKWFGEKGEREVGVEEGDEGKQGDGGKMKQADEGGGEEEGGMEVGGERQNKMKEDEGGGREEGIDGGEIDKRECRCTDYAVSSGLLSAMMILSNLYFLVPLCILGLVYSLIGRTLCLRPQSSRRDQSHRNTVKMLGVIVLAFILCWLPFHVGRTIFSLSLGSGSDRQEAYTDTNSHPDNNTLSDVSIDRNIDIHTVTEPISHSDLDTHFKTEKMTAHAHTERDKIFCDICATTKVQINTPTDGDTHLADTETDVVADEASCFAV, encoded by the exons ATGGATCTCACGGAGTTGGGAGACATGGGTAGTGGCTGTGAAGATGAAAACTGTGGCCTCGCATCTGGATTCCTGGAGGACTGCTCGAACCAAGAGTGCCAGTGGGAGGAACCGATGTTTGGATTGATTGAGTTAG tgtgtgtgactgtcatTTACATTCCACTGATGCTCTTCGGCCTTCTGGGAAATATACTAACAATTCTGGTGGTTTGGCTCCGACCTCACATGAGAAGTTCAACCTACCTCTACCTGAGCAGCATGGCTGTCAGCGATCTGTTGATACTCCTACTGCTGCCTCTGGATCTGTATAAg CTGTGGAGGCCCAGACCCTGGCCCTTAGGAGACCTAGCCTGTAAGCTGACAATGTTCCTCTCAGAGTGCTGCACCTTCTGCACCATCCTCCATATCACCTTCCTCTCCCTGGAGAGGTACCTGGCCGTCTGCTGGCCAATCACGGCCAAGACCCTGGTGACGCGGCGCAGAACGAGGGCTCTCATTGGCTGCCTCTGGCTGGGCGCGGCCGTCAGCGCAGCACCGGTGTTGCTCATGGTCGGAGTGGAGGACGTTGGGGGAGAGGAGCTGGCGCTCGGCGGATGGAGGGAGGACGGAGGGTGGACAGGCGGGGAAGGAGAACCGGGAGAACTG ttgggagaaaaagagaaaaaggggtGGGATGAAAGGGTTGGGGAGTTAAAATGGtttggagagaaaggagagagagaagtgggagTGGAAGAAGGAGATGAGGGGAAACAAGGAGATGGAGGAAAAATGAAACAAGCAGATGAGGGAGGAGgtgaagaggaaggagggatggaAGTTGGGGGAGAGcggcaaaataaaatgaaagaagatgagggaggaggaagggaggaaggcaTCGATGGAGGAGAGATCGACAAGAGAGAGTGCCGCTGCACAGACTACGCAGTCTCTTCCGGCCTGCTGTCGGCCATGATGATACTCTCCAACTTGTACTTCCTGGTACCCCTCTGCATCCTGGGACTGGTCTACAGCCTGATTGGACGGACACTGTGCCTCCGTCCACAAAGCAGCCGCAGAGACCAGAGTCACCGAAACACTGTCAAAATGCTGG GAGTGATTGTCTTGGCTTTTATTCTGTGCTGGCTGCCCTTCCATGTGGGTCGGactattttctctctttctctgggcTCCGGTTCTGACAGACAGGAAGCATACACGGACACAAACTCACACCCAGACAATAATACTCTCTCTGATGTCAGCATAGACAGAAATATCGACATTCACACTGTCACTGAACCCATCAGCCACTCAGACTTGGACACGCACTTCAAGACTGAAAAGATGACTGCACACGctcacacagaaagagacaaaatatTTTGTGACATCTGTGCAACGACCAAAGTCCAAATCAACACACCCACTGATGGAGACACACACTTGGCAGACACAGAAACTGAT GTAGTCGCTGATGAAGCATCATGCTTCGCTGTGTGA